Proteins encoded within one genomic window of Candidatus Sysuiplasma jiujiangense:
- a CDS encoding cyclodeaminase/cyclohydrolase family protein, giving the protein MSYSEKKIAEFVKELSSPSPTPGGGSASAIVASAAAALIVMDCNLTLGKEKYEAIQDNVSEIRRRSQKLCGLLLKLADRDAKSFDAVMKAVGLPKDTELRKLKRYERIQSALKHATEVPLEIMQLCSELQKMANYMAEKGNRNSRSDAMVGCIFAEAALKGAYENLEINLESIKDTAFVDEMNRKVAELLRSPPQYVR; this is encoded by the coding sequence TTGTCATACTCTGAAAAGAAGATAGCGGAATTCGTAAAGGAACTCTCATCACCCTCGCCGACACCAGGAGGCGGTTCCGCATCCGCGATAGTCGCATCGGCAGCTGCGGCGCTGATTGTCATGGACTGCAATCTGACACTGGGAAAGGAGAAGTACGAGGCCATACAGGATAATGTCTCCGAAATCAGGCGCAGGAGCCAGAAGCTCTGCGGCCTGCTCCTGAAGCTTGCAGACCGTGATGCAAAAAGTTTTGATGCCGTAATGAAGGCGGTAGGGCTGCCGAAGGACACGGAGCTGAGAAAGCTGAAGAGGTATGAGCGGATCCAGAGCGCCCTCAAGCATGCCACAGAAGTACCGCTTGAGATAATGCAGCTCTGTTCAGAACTCCAGAAGATGGCCAACTACATGGCCGAAAAGGGCAACAGGAACAGCAGATCCGATGCGATGGTCGGCTGCATATTTGCCGAAGCGGCACTGAAAGGGGCCTACGAGAACCTGGAGATCAATCTTGAATCGATCAAGGACACGGCCTTTGTCGATGAAATGAACAGGAAGGTGGCGGAACTGCTCCGATCGCCGCCTCAGTACGTGCGGTAG
- a CDS encoding YdcF family protein has protein sequence MLTVVVVLGCRPDGNRPTPELTRRVKHGVETAMRASKRGESMLLFSGGKTSGTESEASIMHRDYELNYRDIAIPSILENRSLDTIGNAYFSARILKRLEYGRIVVVTSPFHVPRSKYLFSFILGRRVGSSTFGAVPGTVPKEEKAPLEMAKHLFAGVKSGDLDAVWGRMRRMHPYYMPGSLKARA, from the coding sequence ATGCTGACAGTTGTTGTTGTCCTGGGATGCAGACCGGATGGGAACAGGCCCACCCCGGAGCTTACCAGAAGGGTGAAACATGGTGTGGAGACTGCCATGCGTGCGTCGAAAAGGGGGGAGAGCATGCTTCTCTTTTCAGGCGGAAAAACATCCGGGACAGAAAGCGAAGCTTCCATCATGCACAGGGATTATGAACTGAACTACAGGGATATAGCCATACCATCCATACTTGAGAACAGGAGCCTTGACACCATCGGGAATGCGTATTTCAGCGCCAGGATACTGAAAAGACTTGAGTACGGCAGGATTGTCGTCGTGACTAGCCCGTTCCACGTTCCCCGCTCGAAGTATCTATTCTCGTTCATCCTCGGGAGGAGGGTGGGAAGCTCCACATTCGGCGCTGTTCCCGGAACCGTTCCGAAGGAGGAGAAAGCGCCCCTTGAGATGGCAAAGCATCTCTTTGCCGGCGTGAAAAGCGGCGACCTTGATGCAGTATGGGGAAGAATGCGCAGGATGCATCCATACTATATGCCGGGCAGCCTGAAGGCCCGCGCATAG